ACCCTGGCGATCGGCATCCTTCAGGATACCACCCTGGTCGCCGTCATCGGCATCCACGACCTGTTGAGCGCCTCGAAGCTGGCGGCCACCGATCCCGATTGGCTGGGCTTTTATACCGAGGGCTTCTGCCTGGTGGCGACGCTATACTTCGCGCTCTGCTTCGCCGCCTCGCGCTACAGCCTGTGGCTGGAACGCTACCTGGCAAGGGGCCAAGGGTACTGAGCGGCGGCGGGCATTGGTTTCACGAATTATCCACCGTGAAACGATCTGGTAATCTTGCTTTCGGGAGAGAATGGCCCAAGTGCCAGAAGATCGGGTTCTACCGCAGGATCGAGCGGGTCGGCCGGAAGGGAATCGCAATGAGCACCGCCGTTTCTCGCATTCTTGATGACCTTCGCTCACGGGGTGGTCTTCAGGGCAGGGACATCGCCAATATCGTTGATGTCTCGACCGCGACGGTCTCGCGTTGGTCCCATGGCAAAGGCTCTCCCACGATACGAACCCAGACGGTGATCGCCGATCTCCGCTATGTCGTCGAGCGATTGTCGGACTTCTACACGGCCGATGAAACGCGGTTGTGGTTACATTCCCACCATCCCCTTTTGAACGGCGAGCGGGCGATCGATCTGATCAACGGCGATCGCACCGAAGACGTGCTCGCGGTGATCGAGCGCCTCGACGCCGGATCTTACATCTGACCTCGTAATGGCCGATCGGCGCGCCCGTGACATTGACCTTCTCGACGCCGTGGGGGCCCACATCGGCGTCGCGTTCGAGGGGGAGGTCTGGCGTATCGCGCGTGCCGGGCGCAGCGTCCTTGAAGGGGCGTCCTCCAAGGCGAGGTGGGACCCGGGCACCTTTGATGTGCTCTATACCTCGCTGGAGCGCGAAGGGGCCTTGGCGGAGGTTCATTTTCATTTAAGCCGCCAGCCTGTTTTTCCTTCAAAGCTTCACTC
The DNA window shown above is from Rhodospirillum rubrum ATCC 11170 and carries:
- a CDS encoding antitoxin Xre/MbcA/ParS toxin-binding domain-containing protein — encoded protein: MSTAVSRILDDLRSRGGLQGRDIANIVDVSTATVSRWSHGKGSPTIRTQTVIADLRYVVERLSDFYTADETRLWLHSHHPLLNGERAIDLINGDRTEDVLAVIERLDAGSYI